A region of Ochotona princeps isolate mOchPri1 chromosome 2, mOchPri1.hap1, whole genome shotgun sequence DNA encodes the following proteins:
- the LOC101517552 gene encoding transmembrane protein 258-like translates to MELEVRSRYTSLVNPAVFPDLTVVLLAIGMFFTAWFFVHEVTSTKHTKYTYKELLISLVASLFMGFGILFLLLWVGIYV, encoded by the coding sequence ATGGAGCTCGAGGTCAGGAGCAGATACACCAGCCTGGTGAACCCAGCCGTCTTCCCCGACTTGACTGTGGTGCTGTTGGCCATCGGCATGTTCTTCACTGCCTGGTTCTTCGTCCACGAAGTCACCTCCACCAAGCACACCAAGTACACCTACAAAGAGCTCCTCATCTCCTTGGTGGCCTCACTCTTCATGGGCTTTGggatcctcttcctcctgctctgggTCGGCATCTATGTGTGA